A genomic segment from Pseudomonas sp. S09G 359 encodes:
- the sctC gene encoding type III secretion system outer membrane ring subunit SctC, whose amino-acid sequence MYSKINKHSGLRVNSPAVLVKRAHWGCLLALPLLLAPLHSSFAAIPPEWKNTAYAYEAEHKPLREVLEDFAQTFGTQLQVDGLLDGIVNGKIRANTPQSMLDRLGVEHRFQWYLYNNTLYVSTLNLQESARLEVSSETVADLKRALTDIGLLDSRFGWGELPEDGVVLVSGPKHYIDQIKQFSSQRKSPDEKQSVLSYPLKFANAGDRQIDYRGEKLTIPGVATMLRGLLEPRTGATMMTPPPSQASQPSPLTPNIPRLGNPMLGQMLSQATNPAQSPAGMTLTPRAAVPTGKIRVEADVRNNAVLIYDIPERQAMYRELIAQLDVARKLVEIDAIILDIERTQLREFGVNWGFQNSRFRGGVNMAPGTSSQLSIENRDRFFADIRALEQRGLATMVSNPSVLTLENQPAVIDFNRTQYLTAGTEVATILPITVGTSFQVAPRVITTRGTHQVHLSIDIEDGNFDESNPDRIGPDVRRGKVSTQAVMAEKRSLVVGGFHVTESSDRHSKIPFLGDIPLLGKALFSSTERQNNRRERLFILTPRVIGDQADPSRYLPQEDQAELQAALKPLARRYAQHQPVIKRSDITSTLAHLVSGQVPVAFKAAPMPVSLDTLCSTRELLAMNTERSQWFAGPEFNVAVVVVRNQIKRNVRIDEKECSNSNTLAVTVWPRAWLKPGEEAEVFIAMRPVVKDEHRDVPRPSLITPAQKARP is encoded by the coding sequence ATGTATAGCAAGATCAACAAGCACTCCGGCTTGCGCGTAAACTCGCCTGCCGTCTTGGTAAAACGCGCCCACTGGGGCTGTTTGCTCGCGCTGCCCTTGTTGTTGGCGCCGCTGCACAGCAGCTTCGCGGCCATTCCGCCTGAATGGAAAAATACCGCCTACGCCTATGAGGCCGAGCACAAGCCCCTACGAGAAGTACTGGAGGACTTCGCTCAGACCTTTGGCACACAACTGCAAGTCGACGGCCTGCTGGATGGCATCGTAAATGGCAAGATACGCGCCAATACCCCACAGTCGATGCTCGACCGGCTGGGGGTAGAGCACCGCTTCCAGTGGTACCTGTACAACAACACGCTCTATGTCAGCACCCTGAACCTGCAAGAGTCCGCGCGCCTGGAGGTCTCTTCCGAAACCGTGGCCGACCTCAAGCGCGCACTCACCGATATCGGCCTGCTCGATAGCCGCTTCGGTTGGGGGGAACTGCCTGAGGATGGGGTCGTGCTGGTCTCTGGCCCCAAGCACTACATCGACCAGATCAAGCAATTCAGCAGCCAGCGCAAATCGCCCGATGAAAAACAAAGCGTGCTCAGCTACCCGCTGAAATTCGCCAACGCGGGAGATCGCCAGATCGATTATCGCGGCGAAAAACTCACCATCCCAGGCGTCGCTACCATGCTGCGCGGGTTATTGGAGCCGCGTACAGGCGCCACGATGATGACCCCGCCGCCCTCACAGGCCTCACAGCCCTCTCCCCTCACGCCGAACATTCCCCGGCTGGGCAACCCGATGCTCGGGCAAATGCTCAGCCAGGCGACAAACCCGGCGCAGTCGCCCGCTGGCATGACGCTCACTCCCCGAGCCGCGGTGCCCACAGGCAAAATCCGCGTCGAAGCCGATGTGCGCAACAACGCCGTACTGATCTATGACATCCCGGAGCGGCAGGCGATGTATCGCGAGCTGATTGCCCAGCTCGACGTGGCACGCAAACTGGTGGAAATCGACGCAATCATCCTCGATATCGAGCGCACGCAATTGCGTGAGTTCGGGGTCAACTGGGGCTTTCAAAACAGTCGCTTCCGTGGCGGAGTGAACATGGCACCGGGCACCTCGTCACAGCTCTCGATCGAGAACCGTGACCGCTTCTTTGCCGACATACGCGCACTGGAGCAGCGCGGCCTGGCAACGATGGTGTCCAACCCTTCGGTGCTCACCCTGGAAAACCAGCCGGCGGTGATTGATTTCAACCGCACGCAGTACCTGACGGCAGGCACAGAGGTGGCGACCATTCTGCCTATCACTGTCGGCACCAGTTTCCAGGTGGCGCCCAGGGTAATCACCACCCGCGGCACTCACCAGGTTCACCTTTCGATCGATATCGAAGACGGAAATTTCGATGAATCCAACCCGGATCGCATCGGTCCCGATGTGCGCAGGGGCAAAGTCAGTACCCAGGCGGTCATGGCGGAAAAACGCTCGCTGGTAGTCGGTGGGTTCCATGTCACCGAAAGCAGCGACAGGCACAGCAAAATTCCGTTTCTGGGCGACATACCACTGCTGGGCAAGGCGTTGTTCTCGTCCACAGAACGCCAGAACAATCGGCGTGAACGCCTGTTTATCCTGACGCCACGCGTCATCGGTGATCAAGCGGACCCTTCGCGTTATCTGCCGCAGGAGGATCAAGCGGAGCTACAGGCTGCCCTCAAGCCACTGGCCAGGCGTTATGCGCAACACCAACCGGTGATCAAACGCAGTGATATCACCAGCACCCTGGCTCATCTCGTTTCCGGGCAGGTCCCCGTGGCATTCAAGGCGGCACCGATGCCTGTGAGCCTGGACACCTTGTGCAGCACCCGAGAACTCCTGGCGATGAACACTGAACGCAGCCAATGGTTTGCCGGCCCAGAGTTCAATGTGGCGGTGGTGGTGGTGCGCAATCAGATCAAGCGCAATGTGCGCATCGACGAAAAAGAGTGCAGCAACTCGAACACCCTGGCGGTCACCGTGTGGCCGCGTGCCTGGCTTAAGCCAGGTGAAGAAGCCGAGGTTTTTATCGCCATGCGCCCGGTGGTGAAAGATGAACACCGTGACGTACCTCGTCCCTCTTTGATCACTCCAGCCCAGAAGGCCAGGCCATGA
- the sctL gene encoding type III secretion system stator protein SctL, whose product MFCTHKVELHARSHDLSTALIPREMLVEYTQARQILEQAETQAQALIRQAESQCEEILQSASNEFWQRANSQLHRWESERQAMFDQLETAASSVINTAIRSLLEETVPAQRLTVLLNKLLTAQLPTVEANLLCNPLDREHVEQWLSRHCDVPWALRVEDGLAARSLILETEDGGFHINWTDAVNNLVIIPPRR is encoded by the coding sequence ATGTTTTGCACCCATAAAGTTGAGCTGCACGCCCGCTCCCACGACCTGTCGACAGCCCTGATTCCTCGGGAAATGCTTGTCGAATATACCCAGGCCCGTCAAATCCTTGAACAAGCCGAAACTCAAGCACAGGCGCTCATACGCCAAGCCGAAAGCCAATGCGAGGAAATACTGCAAAGTGCAAGCAATGAGTTCTGGCAGCGCGCCAATTCCCAACTTCACCGCTGGGAGTCGGAACGACAAGCGATGTTCGACCAATTGGAAACTGCCGCCAGCTCAGTTATCAACACGGCTATCCGAAGCTTGCTGGAAGAGACCGTACCCGCTCAACGCCTGACTGTCCTGCTCAATAAGCTGTTGACTGCCCAACTCCCGACTGTGGAGGCGAACTTACTGTGCAATCCGTTGGACCGTGAACATGTCGAACAATGGCTGAGCAGGCACTGTGATGTGCCATGGGCACTGCGCGTCGAGGACGGGCTCGCCGCCAGATCGCTGATTCTTGAAACAGAAGATGGTGGGTTTCACATCAACTGGACTGATGCCGTCAACAACCTGGTGATCATCCCCCCACGAAGGTAG
- a CDS encoding type III secretion protein, producing the protein MSDGLSWVKWWACPWENAHIDWLTLTGFVETAALSRSHHARASTMFGIKPELAPPLSAALLELVRISSQQRDLILTLVNEVYSAPYDSRLSQEQLLWCQRLAKALPPGPAPVSIDDPLHYLRAWVTPAIWQRLRLSFAHQRVLELEQCPKLGDAPGRLDILWQATIWRATSTSTEESLRASREISNHVLHP; encoded by the coding sequence ATGAGTGATGGTCTCAGCTGGGTGAAATGGTGGGCCTGCCCATGGGAGAACGCCCACATCGACTGGCTTACGCTAACGGGTTTTGTAGAGACGGCAGCACTTTCTCGAAGCCATCATGCCCGGGCGAGCACCATGTTCGGCATCAAACCTGAACTTGCGCCGCCACTGTCTGCGGCGTTGCTTGAACTGGTGCGAATAAGCTCGCAACAACGAGACCTCATACTCACACTCGTCAATGAGGTATACAGCGCGCCGTACGACAGTCGATTGAGTCAAGAACAGCTTCTTTGGTGCCAGCGCTTGGCCAAAGCGCTGCCGCCAGGCCCCGCACCGGTGAGCATCGACGACCCCTTGCACTATCTGCGCGCGTGGGTCACACCCGCTATATGGCAGCGGTTGCGCTTGAGCTTTGCACATCAGAGGGTGCTTGAATTGGAGCAGTGCCCAAAGCTGGGGGACGCTCCAGGCCGCCTGGACATTCTGTGGCAAGCCACTATTTGGCGTGCAACCTCTACTTCAACAGAGGAATCGCTGCGCGCCTCCCGCGAGATATCCAACCATGTTTTGCACCCATAA
- the sctJ gene encoding type III secretion system inner membrane ring lipoprotein SctJ translates to MYRRLSTLLFFSLALLLTGCGESVELHRNISEQEANEVIAELADKQIRAQKIPGKDGVAVRVKASDINRAVRTLDAAGLPKVARSTLGEIFRKEGVISTPLEERARYIYALSQELEATLSNIDGVLVARVHVVLPERIAPGEPVQPASASIFIKHDPRLDPDNINARVRRLVASSLPGMASAIDNTTKLTVVFVPATAYIEKQQLVYFGPFLVPERDLGIWLVSTFAPLLALLLGAGAWLVWRRRIRLASAPQPETAYVHE, encoded by the coding sequence ATGTACCGCCGCCTAAGCACCCTCTTATTTTTCTCATTGGCGCTGTTGCTCACCGGCTGCGGTGAAAGCGTAGAACTCCACCGCAACATTTCCGAACAGGAAGCCAATGAAGTCATCGCGGAACTGGCAGACAAACAGATCCGTGCCCAAAAGATTCCGGGAAAAGACGGCGTCGCTGTCCGCGTCAAGGCAAGTGACATCAATCGAGCCGTTCGTACCCTGGACGCCGCTGGGCTGCCCAAGGTTGCACGCTCAACCCTGGGGGAAATCTTCCGCAAGGAGGGGGTCATCTCTACACCACTTGAAGAGCGCGCGCGCTACATCTACGCACTGTCACAAGAGCTGGAAGCAACCTTATCCAATATAGACGGTGTACTGGTCGCACGGGTGCATGTGGTGTTGCCTGAACGGATAGCACCCGGAGAGCCTGTACAACCGGCGTCCGCGTCTATATTCATCAAGCACGACCCACGACTTGACCCTGACAATATCAATGCGCGAGTGCGCAGGTTGGTGGCCAGCAGCCTCCCCGGCATGGCCTCAGCTATAGACAATACAACAAAGCTGACCGTCGTTTTCGTACCGGCCACGGCCTACATAGAAAAGCAACAGCTTGTCTATTTCGGCCCTTTCCTGGTGCCAGAACGAGACCTCGGTATCTGGCTCGTCAGCACTTTCGCCCCTCTGCTCGCGCTCTTGCTGGGTGCCGGTGCCTGGCTGGTCTGGCGCCGCAGGATAAGGCTCGCTTCGGCACCACAGCCTGAAACAGCGTACGTTCATGAGTGA
- a CDS encoding sigma 54-interacting transcriptional regulator, with protein sequence MSAAPLRENETYISLIESPDIESTLVSTASLSIDILLLGETGTGKDTLAQRIHNLSGRRGNFVAVNCAAIPESLAESQLFGVNSGAFTGAMQSRAGVVEAAHLGTLYLDEIDSMPLSLQAKLLRVLESRGVERLGSTRFIPVDMRVIASAQQSLLAMVEQGTFRRDLYFRLNVVSFQLPALRDRRERIIPLFLGMIQQEADLFKCPAPTPPGELLQQLLCHSWQGNVRELRSSAKRFVLGLPPLSPTIFNPPAHEMSLKARLQQIEKALIEESLRRNDHCVDSVAVELKVAKRTLYYRMKQFEVKLA encoded by the coding sequence ATGTCGGCCGCCCCTCTCAGGGAAAATGAAACATATATCTCATTGATTGAAAGCCCAGATATTGAAAGTACGCTCGTTAGCACCGCGTCTCTCAGTATTGACATACTGCTATTGGGTGAAACCGGCACAGGCAAGGATACCTTGGCGCAACGGATACATAACCTATCGGGGCGGCGAGGTAACTTTGTTGCCGTGAACTGCGCGGCCATCCCGGAAAGTCTCGCAGAAAGCCAGTTATTCGGGGTCAACAGCGGCGCCTTCACCGGAGCAATGCAATCCCGGGCCGGCGTCGTCGAGGCCGCTCATCTGGGCACCCTGTACCTCGATGAGATAGACAGCATGCCATTGAGCCTGCAAGCCAAACTGCTGCGCGTGTTGGAGTCGCGCGGGGTGGAGCGCCTGGGTTCAACCCGATTCATCCCTGTGGATATGCGCGTTATTGCGTCGGCCCAGCAGTCGCTGCTGGCAATGGTCGAGCAAGGCACCTTCCGACGCGACTTGTACTTTCGCCTGAATGTCGTCAGTTTCCAACTTCCTGCCCTGCGAGACCGACGTGAGCGGATCATTCCGTTATTCCTGGGGATGATCCAGCAAGAAGCGGACCTTTTCAAATGCCCTGCCCCGACGCCGCCCGGTGAATTGCTGCAGCAATTGCTATGTCATTCCTGGCAAGGCAATGTCCGCGAATTGCGCTCTTCTGCCAAGCGGTTCGTCTTGGGCCTGCCACCGCTTTCACCTACGATATTCAACCCCCCTGCCCATGAAATGAGCCTGAAGGCGCGGTTGCAGCAAATTGAAAAAGCACTGATTGAAGAGTCGCTGCGACGTAACGACCACTGTGTAGATAGCGTCGCCGTTGAGCTGAAGGTCGCCAAGCGTACTCTTTATTACCGGATGAAGCAGTTCGAAGTAAAGCTGGCATAA
- the ychF gene encoding redox-regulated ATPase YchF yields MGFNCGIVGLPNVGKSTLFNALTKSGIAAENFPFCTIEPNSGIVAMPDPRLQELAAIVNPKRILPTTMEFVDIAGLVAGASKGEGLGNKFLANIRETDAIAHVVRCFEDENVIHVSNSVDPKRDIEIIDLELIFADLDSCEKQLQKVARNAKGGDKDAVVQKGLLEQLIAHFTLGKPARSLMKSMNADEKAVIKGFHLLTTKPVMYIANVAEDGFENNPLLDVVKAIAEEEGAIVVPVCNKIEAEIAELDDGEEKDMFLEALGLEEPGLNRVIRAGYEMLHLQTYFTAGVEEVRAWTVKVGATAPQAAGVIHTDFEKGFIRAEVIAYNDFIQYKGEAGTKEAGKWRLEGKEYIVKDGDVMHFRFNV; encoded by the coding sequence ATGGGATTCAATTGCGGCATCGTCGGCCTGCCCAACGTCGGCAAATCCACCCTGTTCAACGCCCTGACCAAGTCCGGTATTGCGGCGGAGAACTTCCCCTTCTGCACCATCGAACCCAACAGCGGTATCGTGGCCATGCCAGACCCGCGTTTGCAGGAACTGGCGGCCATCGTCAATCCCAAGCGCATCCTGCCGACCACCATGGAATTCGTCGATATCGCGGGCCTGGTGGCAGGCGCGTCGAAAGGTGAAGGCCTGGGTAACAAGTTCCTGGCCAACATCCGTGAAACCGATGCCATCGCCCACGTGGTCCGCTGCTTTGAAGACGAGAACGTGATTCACGTCTCCAACAGCGTCGACCCGAAACGCGACATCGAGATCATCGACCTGGAATTGATCTTCGCCGACCTCGACAGCTGCGAAAAGCAACTGCAGAAAGTCGCGCGCAACGCCAAGGGCGGTGACAAGGATGCAGTGGTCCAGAAAGGCCTGCTGGAGCAGTTGATCGCGCACTTCACCCTGGGCAAGCCGGCGCGCAGCCTGATGAAGAGCATGAATGCCGACGAAAAAGCGGTGATCAAGGGCTTCCACCTGCTGACCACCAAGCCGGTAATGTACATCGCCAACGTTGCCGAAGACGGCTTCGAGAACAACCCGCTGCTCGACGTGGTCAAGGCCATCGCCGAGGAAGAAGGCGCGATAGTGGTGCCAGTGTGCAACAAGATCGAAGCGGAAATTGCCGAACTGGATGACGGCGAAGAGAAAGACATGTTCCTCGAGGCCCTGGGCCTGGAAGAGCCTGGCTTGAACCGTGTAATCCGCGCCGGCTACGAAATGCTGCACCTGCAGACCTACTTCACCGCCGGCGTCGAAGAAGTTCGCGCCTGGACCGTGAAAGTCGGCGCCACCGCGCCACAGGCTGCTGGTGTGATCCACACCGACTTCGAAAAAGGCTTTATCCGCGCCGAAGTCATCGCCTACAACGACTTCATCCAGTACAAGGGTGAAGCCGGTACCAAGGAAGCCGGTAAATGGCGCCTGGAAGGCAAGGAATACATCGTCAAGGATGGCGACGTGATGCACTTCCGTTTCAATGTCTAA
- the pth gene encoding aminoacyl-tRNA hydrolase yields the protein MTAIKLIVGLGNPGAEYEQTRHNAGALFVERIAHAQGVNLVADRKYFGLTGRFSHQGQDVRLLIPTTYMNRSGQAVAALAGFFRIKPEEILVAHDELDLPPGVAKLKLGGGHGGHNGLRDIIAQLGNQNNFYRLRLGIGHPGVASMVSNFVLGRAPRAEQEKLDASIDFALGVLPDIFAGEWNRAMKNLHSQKA from the coding sequence GTGACTGCCATAAAACTGATCGTTGGCCTGGGAAATCCAGGCGCCGAATACGAACAGACCCGGCATAACGCGGGGGCCCTTTTTGTTGAGCGCATCGCCCACGCCCAAGGTGTGAACCTGGTGGCCGATCGCAAATATTTTGGTCTGACCGGGCGCTTCTCGCACCAGGGTCAGGATGTTCGTCTGCTGATTCCCACCACCTACATGAACCGCAGCGGCCAGGCTGTCGCAGCGCTTGCGGGCTTCTTCCGGATCAAACCCGAAGAAATCCTGGTGGCCCATGACGAACTGGACCTGCCACCCGGTGTCGCCAAGCTCAAGCTAGGCGGCGGGCATGGCGGGCACAATGGCCTGCGCGACATCATCGCGCAGTTGGGCAATCAGAATAATTTTTACCGTCTGCGGCTCGGCATTGGCCACCCAGGCGTTGCCAGTATGGTTTCAAATTTCGTCCTGGGTCGTGCGCCACGCGCCGAACAGGAAAAACTCGATGCCAGCATCGATTTTGCCCTCGGCGTGCTGCCGGATATCTTCGCCGGTGAATGGAACCGCGCGATGAAAAACCTGCACAGCCAGAAGGCCTGA
- a CDS encoding 50S ribosomal protein L25/general stress protein Ctc, with product MNDFTLNAEVRSDLGKGASRRLRRLASLVPAVVYGGEKAPESISMLAKEVAKLLENDAAYSHVIELNVGGKKQNVIIKALQRHPSKGHVLHADFVRVVAGQKLTAIVPVHFVGEEAPVKKGGEISHVLNEIEVTCLPKDLPEFIEVDLSALEIGAIVHLSDLKAPKGVEFVALAHGDDKAVANVHAPRVAPEAEEGAAE from the coding sequence ATGAACGATTTTACTCTGAATGCTGAAGTGCGTTCCGACCTGGGGAAAGGTGCGAGCCGCCGCCTGCGTCGTCTCGCAAGCCTGGTTCCAGCTGTAGTTTACGGTGGCGAAAAAGCCCCTGAATCCATCAGCATGCTGGCTAAAGAAGTTGCCAAACTGCTCGAAAACGATGCTGCCTACAGCCACGTTATCGAACTGAACGTTGGCGGCAAAAAGCAGAACGTAATCATCAAAGCTCTGCAACGTCACCCGTCCAAGGGCCACGTACTGCACGCTGACTTTGTACGCGTTGTAGCTGGTCAGAAACTGACCGCTATCGTGCCTGTGCACTTTGTTGGTGAAGAAGCTCCGGTCAAGAAAGGCGGCGAGATCTCGCACGTCCTGAACGAAATCGAAGTAACTTGCCTGCCGAAAGATCTGCCTGAGTTCATCGAAGTCGACCTGTCGGCTCTGGAAATCGGCGCAATCGTTCACCTGTCCGACCTCAAAGCCCCTAAAGGCGTTGAGTTTGTTGCACTGGCTCACGGTGATGACAAAGCTGTTGCAAACGTACACGCTCCACGCGTTGCTCCAGAAGCTGAAGAAGGCGCTGCAGAGTAA
- a CDS encoding ribose-phosphate pyrophosphokinase, with the protein MSKMMVFTGNANPDLARRVVRQLHIPLGDISVGKFSDGEITAEINENVRGKDVFIIQPTCAPTNDNLMELVVMADAFRRSSATRITAVIPYFGYARQDRRPRSARVAISAKVVADMLTVVGIDRVLTVDLHADQIQGFFDIPVDNIYGSPVLVDDIEDQRFENLMIVSPDIGGVVRARAVAKSLGVDLGIIDKRREKANHSEVMHIIGDVEGRTCILVDDMVDTAGTLCHAAKALKEHGAAKVFAYCTHPVLSGRAIENIENSMLDELVVTNTIPLSAAAQACSRIRQLDIAPVVAEAVRRISNEESISAMFR; encoded by the coding sequence GTGTCCAAGATGATGGTCTTTACGGGGAACGCCAACCCCGATCTGGCTCGACGTGTCGTACGTCAGCTGCATATCCCTCTCGGTGACATCTCTGTCGGTAAATTCTCCGACGGCGAAATTACAGCCGAGATCAATGAAAACGTCCGCGGTAAAGACGTCTTCATTATTCAGCCGACCTGCGCTCCGACCAACGATAACCTGATGGAACTCGTCGTGATGGCTGATGCCTTCCGCCGCTCCTCAGCGACTCGAATCACAGCTGTAATCCCTTACTTTGGTTATGCCCGTCAGGATCGCCGTCCGCGTTCCGCACGTGTGGCTATCAGCGCGAAAGTCGTTGCTGACATGCTGACCGTGGTAGGCATCGACCGTGTTCTCACGGTTGACCTGCACGCTGACCAAATCCAGGGGTTCTTCGATATTCCGGTAGATAACATCTACGGCTCCCCCGTATTGGTGGATGACATCGAAGACCAGCGCTTTGAAAACCTGATGATCGTGTCCCCGGACATTGGTGGCGTCGTGCGTGCACGGGCTGTTGCCAAATCCCTGGGCGTAGATCTCGGGATCATCGACAAACGCCGTGAGAAAGCCAATCACTCTGAAGTGATGCATATCATCGGTGATGTCGAAGGGCGTACCTGTATTCTGGTTGATGACATGGTCGACACCGCCGGCACCCTGTGCCACGCGGCAAAAGCCTTGAAAGAGCACGGTGCAGCAAAAGTCTTCGCCTACTGCACACACCCTGTGCTGTCGGGCCGAGCGATCGAGAACATCGAGAACTCCATGCTGGACGAACTGGTGGTGACTAACACCATCCCGTTGTCCGCAGCAGCTCAAGCCTGTTCGCGTATCCGTCAACTGGATATCGCACCGGTAGTTGCCGAAGCGGTTCGCCGTATCAGCAACGAAGAATCGATCAGCGCGATGTTCCGTTAA
- the ispE gene encoding 4-(cytidine 5'-diphospho)-2-C-methyl-D-erythritol kinase — translation MLHILGRRADGYHELQTLFQFLDYGDELTFAVRDDGVIQLHTEFAGVPHDSNLIVKAAKKLQAQSGCSLGIDIWIDKILPMGGGIGGGSSNAATTLLGLNHLWQLGWAPDRLAALGLTLGADVPVFVHGHAAFAEGVGEKLTPEYPEEPWYVVLVPQVSVSTAEIFSDPLLTRNSSPIKVRPVPKGNSRNDCLPVVARRYPEVRKALNLLGKFTEAKLTGTGSCVFGGFPSKAEADKVSALLTETLTGFVAKGSNVSMLHRKLQSLL, via the coding sequence ATGCTGCATATTCTCGGGCGCCGTGCAGACGGCTACCACGAACTGCAGACGCTGTTTCAATTTCTCGACTACGGCGACGAACTGACATTCGCCGTACGCGACGACGGCGTGATCCAACTGCATACCGAATTCGCAGGCGTGCCCCACGACAGCAATCTGATTGTGAAGGCGGCGAAAAAACTGCAAGCACAATCCGGCTGCTCGCTCGGCATCGACATCTGGATCGACAAAATCCTGCCCATGGGCGGCGGCATCGGGGGTGGCAGCTCAAATGCCGCGACCACATTGCTCGGCCTCAATCACTTGTGGCAACTGGGCTGGGCCCCTGATCGCCTGGCCGCGCTGGGCCTTACGCTGGGCGCCGACGTGCCGGTTTTCGTGCATGGGCACGCGGCTTTTGCCGAGGGCGTGGGGGAGAAACTCACCCCGGAATACCCCGAAGAGCCTTGGTATGTCGTGCTTGTCCCGCAAGTATCTGTAAGTACAGCAGAAATTTTTTCAGATCCGTTGTTGACACGTAACTCTTCTCCCATTAAAGTGCGCCCCGTTCCCAAGGGAAACAGTCGAAATGACTGCTTACCGGTTGTAGCAAGGCGTTATCCAGAGGTACGTAAAGCTTTGAATTTGTTAGGTAAATTTACCGAAGCAAAATTAACCGGAACTGGAAGTTGTGTGTTTGGGGGCTTCCCAAGCAAAGCTGAAGCTGATAAAGTCTCGGCCCTTCTTACAGAGACCCTTACAGGGTTTGTAGCAAAGGGAAGCAACGTTTCGATGTTGCATCGCAAGCTGCAAAGTCTGCTCTAA
- the lolB gene encoding lipoprotein insertase outer membrane protein LolB, translating to MFLRHVIVFSIIALLAGCAGVGTRESVEGQGNPAQWQQHKDQLSSIDGWQIEGKVGVRAPKDSGSGTLFWLQRQDYYDIRLSGPLGRGAARLTGRPGQVSLEVANQGRYEATSPEALLEEQIGWKLPVSHLVWWVRGLPAPDSKSRLSLNGDSRLASLEQDGWQVEYLSYVQQSGYWLPERIKLHGTDLDVTLVIKDWQPRKLGQ from the coding sequence ATGTTCTTGCGCCACGTTATTGTTTTCAGCATCATCGCCCTGCTCGCCGGTTGCGCGGGCGTCGGCACCCGCGAATCCGTTGAAGGCCAGGGCAACCCGGCGCAATGGCAACAACACAAGGACCAGCTCAGCAGCATCGATGGCTGGCAGATCGAAGGTAAAGTCGGGGTACGCGCGCCAAAAGATTCCGGCAGCGGCACCTTGTTCTGGCTGCAACGCCAGGACTACTACGACATTCGCCTGTCCGGGCCTTTGGGCCGAGGCGCAGCGCGCCTCACCGGCCGACCGGGGCAAGTGAGCCTCGAAGTGGCCAACCAGGGCCGCTATGAGGCGACCTCGCCGGAAGCGCTGCTGGAAGAACAGATTGGCTGGAAACTGCCGGTATCGCACCTGGTGTGGTGGGTACGCGGCCTGCCTGCGCCGGACAGCAAAAGCCGCCTGAGCCTCAATGGCGACAGCCGCCTTGCGTCACTGGAACAGGATGGCTGGCAGGTCGAGTATTTGAGCTACGTGCAACAAAGCGGTTATTGGCTGCCCGAGCGCATCAAGCTGCACGGCACCGACCTTGACGTCACGCTGGTGATCAAGGACTGGCAACCGCGCAAGCTGGGGCAATAA